DNA sequence from the Electrophorus electricus isolate fEleEle1 chromosome 19, fEleEle1.pri, whole genome shotgun sequence genome:
ATAAATTGCATGGACACAAGATTCCACTACATTACAGCATTTCGCATTATTAGGGGAATCTATTGGTACTATTGGTACTAAGCTGTAAGTTGTGCATTTGGATGAGAATGAATTTCATCTTAACACAAactgcatttctttcttttttagtgTAACAGTCGTCGTCTCGTCTTGAGTTGTGGTTGCCTTGTTAAAACCATCTTCCTGTTGGCCACCTCCCACCACTGGTTTATAAGGGACTGCTTAGACGGCATCATCCACGAGTAACAGCTGCCGTGACAGACCGTCAATGCCAGCATGCCTCAGGAGTTCAGGACCGGGTCGTTTTGGCGGGCTGTCTTTGCTGAGTTTGTTGGAATGACACTCTTTGTATTTCTAGGTATCGTAACTGCCATCAGCGGGCAGGACCAGGAGGCGGTGGCCTTGGCGTTCGGGCTGGCCATCGCCACGCTGGCGCAGAGCCTGGGTCACATCAGCGGTGCGCACCTGAACCCGGCCGTGACCCTGGGCATGCTAGTGAGCTGTCAGATCAGCGCCATCAAGGCAGCGTTCTTTGTGCTGGCTCAGATGTTGGGCGCTGTCTTGGCCAGCGGCATCGTCTACGGCATCCGCCTAGAAAATAGCAATGCTTTGGGTGTCAACAAGGTAAGAGAGCAAACTCACCTCGCTCTGaagacaaaaatgagacaaaaaggAGACAAATTCGACTGTGAGCTCCCCACTGCTTGTTAAATATGTGATGAGCTGAGTCAGAGATGCGAAAGTTCAGAAACACCACAGCGCAGGCAGTCACAGGGTCCAGGGCTGTGTCGGGGAAGGGCCAGGACCGTGTGGGGCCAGGGTAGTGTGGGAGCAGGGTAGTGTGGGGCCAGGGTAATGTTGGGGCAAGGAATACTTGTTGTCTCTCAAAGTTGATGATGTATCTGCACTTACTCTCTGACAGATAAATAACGGCCTGACTGCAGCACAGGGTTTTGGTATTGAGTTCCTGGCCACCTTCCAGCTTGTGCTGTGTGTCCTAGCAACAACGGACAGCCGTCGGAAAGACGTGACTGGATCCGCGCCCCTTGCAATCGGGCTCTCCGTTGCTCTGGGGCACCTGGCAGCAGTAAGCATGCAACACAGACACGtccgtttttgtttgtttttaaatttgggGCTTTTAGTACCCAGTACACAGTGTCCTCTTGATATGCATGTCAAATAGGAGTGAATTGAAACTGAAGTTAAAGTAAATTGATATGCAGGTTTAAAGGAATtcacatgaaaatgaaattaattgtGGGGTGAAGGTACTGGTAATCAGAAGATTGTCAGTTTAAgtcactgccaggtttccactgttggacccctgaacaagactcttaaccctcaattactgaagttgtgttcagtcagaattgtaagtcactttggacgAAAGTGTCAATGTTAACGGCATGTTCTGAGCCTGGTGAGAATGTAGTTCAtttgcatttggcagacactcttatccagagcgacttacaaaagtgccaCAATGGTGGTGTCTCCTTCCTGCTCTGGGCgttttcatttcaaacatgGTTTGCTCTGCAGATCAGTTACACGGGCTGTGGAATCAACCCTGCACGCTCCTTTGGACCTGCTGTGGTCATGAAGGAATTTGACAACCACTGGGTGAGGATGTACTAGCCattcttctctttcctctttggctgtgtttattcagccagtaaaaaaaaaccaaaaaaaaaaccacaggcACAATAAACTAAGGTTTCGACTCATGAATATTCTAAGAATCATGAATATTCTAGGACTCTTGAATATTGTAAGACTCGGGATGAATGAGCGAGAACATTGTTAGACCAGAGGAGCCAGACTCAAGGCCTTCAGTAGCATCTGAACATCGCAGTGAGATGAGAGCTCCAGAGACCAGGGCTAGACTTGGCACTCCCCAacaatcgtgtgtgtgtgtgtgtgtgtgtgtgtgtgtgtgtgtgtgtgtgtgtgtgtgtgtgtgtgtggtacacgGCATGCTCCCGATGCAGGTCTACTGGATAGCACCCATGCTGGGGGGTGTGGCCTCTGCCCTGGTGTATGACTTCCTGCTACAGCCCCACTCGGAGCCGTACAGCAGCCGGCTAAGAAGTTTAAGGGGCAGGGCTGAGGCATaagggggtggggctgaggCATAAGGGGTGGGGCTGGGCTATAAGGGGGCAGGGCTGAGGCATAGCCTGCATCTGCAGTGATGACTGAGGTCGACGCCTTCACATCATCCCATTTGCCAAGGTGCTCGCTCCATAACAGTGATACGCCCTgatgtgcatatatttgtgtAAACATTCACTCCCAGAAGGTTGATTTCATTGTGCACACCATTCTGTGTGCACACTGTGTGTCTATAAATA
Encoded proteins:
- the LOC113588252 gene encoding aquaporin FA-CHIP-like, with protein sequence MPQEFRTGSFWRAVFAEFVGMTLFVFLGIVTAISGQDQEAVALAFGLAIATLAQSLGHISGAHLNPAVTLGMLVSCQISAIKAAFFVLAQMLGAVLASGIVYGIRLENSNALGVNKINNGLTAAQGFGIEFLATFQLVLCVLATTDSRRKDVTGSAPLAIGLSVALGHLAAISYTGCGINPARSFGPAVVMKEFDNHWVYWIAPMLGGVASALVYDFLLQPHSEPYSSRLRSLRGRAEA